One segment of Coffea arabica cultivar ET-39 chromosome 7c, Coffea Arabica ET-39 HiFi, whole genome shotgun sequence DNA contains the following:
- the LOC113698415 gene encoding disease resistance protein Roq1, which yields MDTVNDIESGIQLVSSASNDHNGWIDISSSSLARTWTYDVFLSFRGEDTRRNFVAYLFQALCNKGIYTYKDDQRLEKGKSISPELLQAIQESLFSVIIFSKGYASSTWCLEELVKIMECHQSIGQFVLPIFYDVDPSDVRKQRNSFADAFAKHERDQSPEKVQKWKEALSQATGLSGWHSCNFSDDNELVEKLVQDLHSQLHHFESPPGEHNLAGVGSRMEEVISLMDLRNAEAVRIVGIHGKARIGKTTIARALFDRLSDKYEAACFLDDVGQISSKHGVDYLQEILLSEMLKLRNVKIRSTSEGMSMMTRRFRHLRSLIVLDDVDHADQLKALAGNRNWFGGGSRIVITTRDGDLLLKCGADSTYKVCGLSYKEAKQLFTVHAFGSRTPGAFRQHFIGPICSICRLPSSLKAWASLVRGRDVTWTEIFQPIGSVLCGCLAATYLIGFITLFIIAIKAFFLGADFPDFMDPSKRKYSPTFSFHPFPKNP from the exons ATGGATACAGTAAATGATATAGAGAGCGGGATTCAACTGGTCTCTAGTGCCTCAAATGATCATAATGGCTGGATTGACATCTCATCATCATCTCTTGCCAGAACATGGACTTACGATGTCTTTCTTAGTTTCAGAGGCGAAGATACTCGTAGAAATTTTGTGGCTTATCTGTTCCAAGCTCTTTGCAACAAAGGCATCTATACTTACAAAGATGATCAGAGATTGGAGAAAGGCAAATCAATTTCACCCGAACTCTTGCAAGCAATCCAAGAATCGTTGTTTTCAGTTATAATATTCTCCAAGGGCTATGCCTCCTCGACGTGGTGCTTGGAGGAACTTGTAAAGATCATGGAATGTCACCAGAGCATTGGACAATTTGTTTTGCCAATATTCTACGATGTCGACCCGTCAGACGTACGCAAGCAGAGGAACAGCTTCGCTGATGCCTTTGCCAAACACGAGAGAGATCAGAGCCCAGAGAAGGTGCAGAAGTGGAAGGAAGCTTTGTCTCAAGCAACTGGCTTATCGGGCTGGCACTCTTGTAATTTCTCAGATGA CAATGAGTTGGTCGAGAAACTTGTTCAAGACCTACACAGTCAGTTGCATCATTTTGAATCACCACCTGGTGAACATAATCTAGCAGGAGTAGGATCTCGTATGGAGGAAGTCATTTCGCTGATGGATTTAAGAAATGCCGAAGCCGTCCGCATAGTTGGAATCCATGGGAAGGCTCGAATAGGCAAGACAACTATTGCCAGAGCTCTTTTTGACAGATTATCTGATAAATACGAAGCTGCTTGTTTTCTGGATGATGTTGGCCAAATTTCCAGTAAACACGGAGTGGACTATTTACAAGAAATCCTCCTCTCTGAGATGCTCAAGCTAAGAAATGTGAAGATAAGAAGCACAAGCGAGGGGATGAGTATGATGACACGCCGGTTTCGACACCTGAGGTCTCTAATTGTTCTTGATGATGTGGACCACGCAGACCAGTTGAAGGCCTTGGCAGGAAACCGCAATTGGTTTGGGGGCGGAAGTAGGATTGTCATAACAACAAGAGATGGAGACTTGCTGCTCAAGTGTGGAGCTGATAGTACATATAAGGTGTGCGGATTGTCCTATAAGGAAGCTAAACAGCTCTTCACTGTGCACGCTTTTGGGAGCAGAACTCCTGGAGCTTTCAGACAGCACTTCATTGGTCCAATTTGTAGTATTTGCAGGCTTCCCTCGTCACTTAAAGCCTGGGCTTCTTTGGTCCGCGGTCGAGATGTAACTTGGACGGAGATTTTCCAACCAATTGGTTCCGTTTTGTGCGGTTGTCTCGCTGCTACTTACCTGATAGGGTTCATTACTCTTTTCATAATAGCCATCAAAGCGTTCTTTCTTGGAGCTGATTTTCCCGACTTCATGGACccaagcaaaagaaaatattCCCCGACTTTTTCTTTCCACCCATTTCCTAAGAATCCCTAA